A genomic stretch from Candidatus Nitrososphaera gargensis Ga9.2 includes:
- a CDS encoding DDE-type integrase/transposase/recombinase, giving the protein MQTQPTANNSEARMTRGLQILKGKQIVENTDGSFAVPSQTSKNIYEVRLLGQAWACTCPDFEFRQIDACKHIFAVKMFIAANVYLKEEPKPKVFASDAIPCVRCGSIRVIHYGVRSGKQVYFCKDCKRKFGEQSLLKKVQFTPELITLTLDLYFSGLSLRKVARNISDHFNIHVEYTTIYSWIKRYVPMIAEYVNTLAPKELSDTWHVDEMFVKLKGGQFHKSGARIGFLWNIMDRQTRFLLSSKLSEERDKIGGIAAFKEAITNAHGLIPNEVRADSLNSYPHIVKTTLPNAKLIAKCGIRKPHTNNNRIERLNGTLRERVKVQRGWKTISTPLAEGQKLQYNFVKPHMALDGQTPAQVAGIQVKGWGELLKRSLNR; this is encoded by the coding sequence ATGCAAACACAACCAACCGCAAACAATTCGGAAGCTCGGATGACGAGAGGATTGCAGATACTTAAAGGAAAGCAGATCGTAGAGAACACGGACGGCAGCTTTGCTGTCCCCTCTCAGACGAGCAAGAACATCTATGAAGTAAGGTTGCTCGGTCAAGCTTGGGCGTGTACCTGTCCAGACTTTGAGTTTAGACAGATTGATGCTTGCAAGCATATCTTTGCGGTAAAGATGTTCATAGCTGCCAATGTCTACCTGAAAGAAGAACCAAAGCCCAAAGTGTTTGCTAGTGATGCTATTCCATGTGTCAGATGCGGCTCTATAAGAGTAATTCATTATGGTGTTAGAAGTGGCAAGCAAGTCTACTTCTGTAAAGACTGCAAGCGCAAGTTTGGCGAACAGTCATTGTTAAAGAAAGTGCAGTTTACTCCAGAGTTGATAACGCTGACATTGGACTTGTACTTTTCGGGACTCTCACTTAGGAAAGTAGCGCGCAACATTTCAGACCACTTTAACATCCATGTCGAATATACCACGATCTATAGCTGGATAAAGAGGTACGTTCCCATGATAGCCGAATACGTCAATACCCTGGCACCAAAGGAGCTCTCAGATACATGGCACGTTGACGAGATGTTTGTTAAACTCAAAGGCGGGCAATTCCACAAGAGCGGCGCAAGGATCGGGTTCCTATGGAACATCATGGACAGGCAGACGAGGTTCTTGCTATCTAGCAAACTAAGTGAGGAACGCGACAAGATAGGCGGAATAGCAGCGTTCAAAGAAGCAATCACTAACGCTCACGGTCTGATACCAAATGAAGTGAGAGCTGACAGCCTGAACAGCTACCCGCATATCGTAAAGACGACATTGCCAAATGCTAAGCTCATTGCAAAGTGCGGCATCAGAAAGCCACACACAAATAACAACAGGATTGAAAGGCTCAACGGTACACTACGAGAGAGAGTAAAGGTACAACGTGGATGGAAAACTATAAGCACACCCCTAGCAGAGGGACAGAAATTGCAGTACAATTTCGTAAAGCCACACATGGCACTAGACGGACAGACACCCGCACAAGTAGCTGGAATTCAAGTTAAAGGATGGGGTGAATTGCTCAAGAGGTCACTTAATAGGTGA
- a CDS encoding ABC transporter ATP-binding protein: MAKLEARNIGKQFMAVQGSNTKLITAVKGINLSIEDGQFVCLVGPSGCGKTTFLNILAGLDKPTEGEVILDGHPVNETGPDRVMVFQENALFPWLKVVDNVEFGLKMAGIEKSKRHERAMHYLEMMQLTKFADAYTYQLSGGMKQRVAIARALAIDPEVLLMDEPFAALDSQTRDLLLVELQLIWARTKKTIAFITHNILESVVLGDKVVVFTKRPGTVKKEITVNYRRPRLPEDENLQPYYRQVIDAMKGEIISDKDDNDNNSDGVT; this comes from the coding sequence ATGGCCAAGCTCGAAGCTAGAAACATCGGCAAGCAGTTCATGGCAGTGCAGGGAAGCAACACAAAGCTCATCACCGCTGTCAAGGGCATCAACCTATCAATAGAAGACGGACAGTTCGTGTGCCTTGTGGGGCCGTCGGGCTGCGGCAAGACCACCTTTCTGAACATCTTGGCGGGGCTTGACAAGCCCACTGAAGGTGAGGTGATCTTGGACGGCCACCCTGTGAACGAAACAGGCCCGGATAGGGTCATGGTTTTTCAGGAGAATGCGCTTTTTCCTTGGCTCAAGGTTGTGGACAATGTCGAGTTCGGGCTAAAGATGGCCGGCATTGAAAAGAGCAAGAGGCACGAGCGCGCGATGCACTACTTGGAAATGATGCAGCTGACCAAGTTTGCTGACGCCTACACCTACCAGCTCTCCGGCGGCATGAAGCAGAGGGTGGCGATAGCCCGTGCCCTTGCAATAGACCCAGAGGTGCTCCTGATGGATGAGCCATTTGCGGCACTTGACAGCCAGACTAGGGATCTATTGCTTGTTGAGCTGCAGCTGATCTGGGCGCGGACGAAAAAGACGATCGCGTTTATCACGCACAACATACTGGAATCGGTAGTGCTCGGCGACAAGGTCGTCGTGTTCACAAAGAGGCCGGGCACAGTGAAAAAAGAGATAACGGTCAACTACCGACGGCCGCGGCTTCCAGAAGATGAGAACCTTCAGCCCTACTACCGGCAGGTAATTGACGCAATGAAGGGCGAAATAATATCGGACAAAGACGACAATGACAATAACAGCGACGGCGTCACTTGA
- a CDS encoding 5 10-methylenetetrahydrofolate reductase-like protein, producing the protein MPDVDFGYTQAMKISYELNPPKIVKGERFNLAQLNADMEAMAGRASQLSGLVSGIHLTDSVLGIPRVSSVTAAGYIKGRLDAGSLSCSVRVRDRNFTSLCQTVSDAIMTGVDSMLVLMGDDPADGPSDSGLRPSAAVKMLRKEGYSSNIKLDLSFPAKVHDRSAKSIQSKLEAKPHSFVTQSISSLSDLGEIVDLAKPYGIKVAAVVMVPAEKNRHSASIIGLDWSEYEKDPADFVRQTAKIADRVLLTSPNSFGSGLELLRQLK; encoded by the coding sequence ATGCCCGATGTAGATTTTGGATACACACAAGCAATGAAAATATCCTACGAGCTGAACCCGCCCAAGATAGTAAAGGGAGAAAGGTTCAACCTGGCGCAGCTGAACGCTGACATGGAGGCGATGGCAGGCCGCGCGTCGCAGTTGTCCGGCCTTGTCAGCGGCATTCACCTGACCGATTCGGTGCTCGGCATACCCCGGGTATCAAGCGTGACTGCTGCCGGCTACATCAAGGGCCGCTTGGATGCAGGCAGTCTGAGCTGCAGCGTCAGGGTGCGGGACCGCAACTTTACTTCCCTCTGCCAGACAGTGTCAGACGCGATCATGACAGGGGTTGACAGCATGCTGGTGCTCATGGGCGACGACCCAGCGGACGGGCCAAGCGACTCGGGCCTGCGGCCGAGCGCGGCAGTCAAGATGCTCAGGAAGGAAGGCTATAGTTCGAACATAAAGCTGGACCTGTCGTTCCCGGCAAAGGTACACGACAGGTCTGCCAAGTCGATACAGAGCAAGCTTGAGGCCAAGCCTCACTCGTTTGTCACACAATCCATCTCGTCCCTCTCAGACCTTGGCGAAATAGTCGACCTTGCCAAGCCTTATGGGATCAAGGTGGCGGCGGTTGTGATGGTTCCGGCAGAAAAGAACAGGCACTCTGCGTCGATAATCGGGCTTGACTGGTCTGAATATGAAAAGGACCCAGCAGATTTTGTCAGGCAGACCGCCAAGATAGCAGATAGGGTGCTCTTGACTTCGCCCAACAGCTTTGGATCCGGACTTGAACTCTTGAGGCAGCTCAAGTGA
- a CDS encoding NUDIX hydrolase: MRKEEILSLLKPAIISDRPYLPADAASATPAAVLVIIHYHKEEDSPHVFLTKRSSNLKSHRGEISFPGGRYIESDGTLLATALRETEEEVGIAFTPEQVAGSLRAVHTMTSNHFIVPFVTVQDILPKYRTAASEVEAVIDVPLIETLRSIEPDTEHYGLAQDAFKFTYGNNVIWGATARILKQLHGLLIDR; this comes from the coding sequence TTGCGCAAGGAAGAGATCCTATCGCTGCTCAAGCCTGCCATCATCTCGGACAGGCCGTACCTGCCGGCGGACGCGGCTTCTGCCACTCCGGCGGCGGTGCTTGTGATAATCCACTACCACAAAGAAGAAGACAGCCCGCATGTGTTTTTGACAAAGCGCAGCTCCAACCTGAAATCGCACAGAGGCGAGATCTCTTTTCCCGGCGGCAGGTACATCGAAAGCGACGGCACGCTACTTGCCACCGCGCTGCGGGAGACGGAGGAGGAAGTCGGGATCGCGTTCACGCCCGAGCAGGTGGCCGGCAGCCTGCGTGCAGTGCACACCATGACTTCGAATCACTTTATCGTGCCCTTTGTGACAGTGCAGGACATACTGCCAAAGTACAGGACAGCAGCAAGCGAAGTCGAGGCGGTCATCGATGTGCCGCTCATTGAAACGCTCAGGAGCATCGAGCCTGACACAGAACACTATGGGCTTGCCCAGGACGCATTCAAGTTCACCTACGGCAACAACGTGATATGGGGCGCGACTGCAAGGATCCTGAAGCAACTGCACGGCTTGCTAATCGACAGGTAA
- a CDS encoding tyrosine-type recombinase/integrase yields MVQNKSTSRQQQKKKKEKEVIDAAALEQKIQQAAGLQPGHVIKALKSLTPENTSILCDYIIAEQSTINISEVTKTSKILHLAYLPKHCGNKSFREMTASDIQAYLDSGRKSEEEDPLHKWIGYYNSKVKEIRKFFKWLYQSEKPQEERELPAFLTHIRKLRRKEASIYTPFDLWTRDDIAIFLKYCPVKRDRCYVAMAAEDTGCRPHELLKLKIKDIMFKVSANGKNYAEIVVNSGKTGQRHLPLFSSLPYIKEWIADRPFGGNPDSYLFVSLADQNFGERLKTHGLSQKFWRYYRDIFFPKLLKSDQVPEEDKAKIRTLLQRKWNLYVMRHTALTRAARLLKDGATLREHAGWSLNSKMPMTYIHWFNNESGESLLQAWGVETKAKGEEEKLVPKVCPECMASNRPDALSCYNCKQVLTRESYLEAKNFEQTMKAQVSNLEKEIQEIRKAVGGIKTDAGSSSSSSGGDGSDE; encoded by the coding sequence TTGGTCCAAAACAAGTCGACCAGTCGCCAGCAGCAGAAGAAGAAAAAAGAAAAAGAAGTGATAGACGCTGCAGCACTTGAGCAAAAGATCCAGCAGGCGGCAGGGCTCCAGCCGGGCCACGTGATAAAGGCGCTCAAAAGCCTGACGCCGGAAAACACGTCGATTCTATGCGACTACATCATAGCAGAGCAGTCCACGATAAACATCTCTGAAGTAACCAAGACATCCAAGATTTTGCATCTGGCCTACCTGCCAAAGCACTGCGGGAACAAGTCGTTTAGGGAAATGACTGCTTCAGACATCCAAGCCTACCTTGACTCTGGGCGCAAAAGCGAAGAAGAGGACCCGCTGCACAAGTGGATCGGATACTACAACAGCAAGGTAAAGGAGATACGCAAGTTCTTCAAGTGGCTGTACCAGTCTGAAAAGCCTCAGGAAGAGCGAGAGCTTCCTGCCTTTCTAACCCATATACGCAAGCTGAGGCGAAAAGAAGCCTCGATATACACACCTTTTGACCTGTGGACAAGAGACGACATTGCCATTTTTTTGAAGTACTGCCCGGTCAAAAGGGACAGATGCTATGTAGCAATGGCTGCAGAAGACACGGGCTGCAGGCCGCACGAACTTCTAAAACTGAAAATAAAGGACATCATGTTCAAGGTATCTGCCAACGGCAAAAACTATGCTGAAATCGTGGTCAACAGCGGCAAGACCGGCCAGCGCCACCTTCCGCTTTTCAGCTCGCTCCCTTACATCAAAGAATGGATAGCCGACCGCCCTTTCGGCGGAAACCCTGACTCGTATCTGTTCGTAAGCCTGGCTGACCAGAATTTTGGCGAGCGCCTAAAAACACACGGCCTGTCGCAAAAGTTCTGGCGCTACTACAGAGACATCTTCTTCCCAAAGCTTTTGAAAAGCGACCAGGTGCCTGAAGAGGACAAGGCGAAAATCAGGACGCTCTTGCAGCGCAAATGGAACCTGTATGTCATGCGCCACACCGCACTAACTAGGGCGGCCAGGCTGCTAAAGGACGGCGCGACACTAAGAGAGCACGCTGGATGGTCCTTGAATTCCAAGATGCCCATGACTTATATCCACTGGTTCAACAACGAAAGCGGCGAAAGCCTGCTTCAGGCCTGGGGCGTCGAGACCAAAGCAAAAGGCGAGGAAGAAAAGCTGGTGCCAAAGGTATGTCCGGAATGCATGGCCAGCAACAGGCCGGACGCGCTTTCTTGCTACAACTGCAAGCAGGTACTGACAAGGGAGTCCTATTTGGAAGCAAAGAACTTTGAGCAGACAATGAAGGCGCAGGTAAGCAACTTGGAGAAGGAAATACAGGAGATCAGAAAGGCCGTTGGAGGAATAAAGACCGACGCCGGCAGCAGCAGTAGTAGTAGTGGCGGCGATGGCAGCGACGAGTAA
- a CDS encoding MBL fold metallo-hydrolase, which yields MTKDTKITFYGGIHEIGGNKFLVEDKGTRIFLDFGMQMGKVNDYFSEFLKPRALNGMGDLFEFGLLPKLKGLYRQDYAKHMGFGGKEETAFDALVLTHAHVDHAAYIHYLRPDIPVYCSEATKLILQGIEDTGGKDDYLTFKHNFRIYENKKGEMSRGKGEDYQEPRKISVFENAKKFSIDSIEVEPLAVDHSLPGVTGIILHTSKGSIGYTADIRYHGRRASDTERFVERCGNSDIDVLLCEGTRVEETFSATEFSVEQDVKTIVNKTKGLVVCTYPTRDLDRLLSFYNAAKESERDLVIDLKQAYLLKLFQTSDQWKNVFPKPDDKRIKVYLPRKSWGLVGRDDISRYWTEKQLLQDYDVWEREFVDYGNAVNYRDVSGKQKNYIFYCNDYQLQQLIDVRPIEGSSYIRSQTEPFDDEMELKEERVKRWIEHFGLITSEKDWIHTHVSGHGSGDQIKKVIEGTDAKSLVPIHTEHEEYHRKWHDNVVNAQWNGSIAL from the coding sequence TTGACCAAGGACACCAAGATAACCTTCTATGGCGGCATCCACGAGATAGGGGGTAACAAGTTCTTGGTCGAGGACAAGGGAACTCGAATCTTTTTGGACTTTGGAATGCAGATGGGCAAGGTAAACGACTACTTTTCTGAATTTCTAAAGCCTAGGGCGCTCAACGGCATGGGCGACTTGTTTGAGTTTGGATTGTTGCCCAAGCTAAAGGGGCTGTATAGACAGGATTACGCCAAGCATATGGGCTTTGGCGGGAAGGAAGAGACTGCTTTTGACGCGCTGGTGTTGACCCATGCCCATGTGGACCATGCTGCATACATTCATTATCTGCGGCCTGACATCCCAGTTTACTGCTCTGAAGCTACAAAATTGATACTGCAAGGAATAGAGGATACGGGCGGCAAAGATGATTATCTGACATTCAAACACAATTTCCGCATTTATGAAAACAAAAAGGGCGAGATGAGCCGGGGCAAGGGCGAGGATTATCAGGAACCAAGAAAGATTTCCGTATTTGAAAACGCAAAAAAGTTTTCAATTGACTCTATAGAGGTCGAGCCGCTGGCAGTTGACCACTCGCTGCCCGGCGTTACAGGGATCATTCTGCATACGTCAAAGGGCTCAATTGGCTATACTGCCGATATCCGATATCACGGAAGAAGGGCGAGTGATACAGAGCGATTTGTAGAGCGGTGTGGCAACTCTGACATTGACGTTCTTTTATGTGAGGGGACAAGGGTTGAGGAGACATTTTCCGCTACAGAGTTTAGCGTAGAGCAGGACGTCAAGACAATAGTGAACAAAACAAAGGGCCTTGTCGTATGCACATACCCAACTCGCGACCTGGATAGGCTACTGTCATTTTACAATGCCGCCAAAGAGTCTGAAAGAGATTTGGTTATTGACCTAAAGCAAGCGTACCTGCTGAAGTTGTTTCAAACATCGGATCAATGGAAGAATGTCTTTCCAAAGCCGGATGACAAGAGAATCAAGGTATACCTGCCAAGAAAGTCATGGGGGTTAGTTGGCAGAGACGACATCAGCAGATACTGGACTGAAAAGCAGCTGCTGCAGGATTATGACGTTTGGGAAAGGGAATTTGTCGACTATGGCAACGCCGTCAATTATCGCGATGTTTCCGGCAAGCAAAAGAATTACATCTTTTACTGCAACGACTATCAGCTGCAGCAACTAATTGACGTAAGGCCGATTGAAGGATCCAGCTACATCAGGTCGCAGACGGAGCCGTTTGACGACGAAATGGAGCTAAAAGAAGAGCGAGTGAAGAGATGGATTGAGCATTTTGGATTAATAACGAGCGAAAAGGATTGGATCCACACCCATGTTTCCGGGCACGGCTCAGGCGACCAGATAAAGAAAGTCATAGAAGGGACCGATGCGAAAAGCCTTGTGCCCATCCATACCGAGCACGAGGAATACCATAGAAAATGGCATGACAATGTGGTAAATGCTCAATGGAATGGCTCAATCGCTTTGTAG